A window of Microbacterium luteolum contains these coding sequences:
- a CDS encoding TetR/AcrR family transcriptional regulator, whose translation MKQSIPELAPLTPGARRVLDAASHLFYERGIHAVGVDTIAEAAGVTKKTLYDRFGSKETLVVAYLQHRDARWRDHVAASLERSPEPGVERILTIFDAAESWSDDNSSKGCSAINARAEIGDGHDGHPVFPEVARQKVWLLDVFEDLCTEAGVPDARAMAEALMLLYEGAIVTVGMETFPNPFPAARRVAKSLLEQVG comes from the coding sequence ATGAAGCAGTCGATCCCCGAGCTCGCCCCCCTCACTCCCGGAGCCCGCCGGGTGCTCGATGCCGCCTCGCACCTCTTCTACGAACGCGGCATCCACGCGGTCGGGGTCGACACGATCGCGGAGGCCGCCGGCGTCACGAAGAAGACCCTCTACGACCGGTTCGGCTCGAAGGAGACGCTGGTCGTCGCGTATCTCCAGCACCGTGACGCGCGATGGCGCGACCACGTGGCGGCGAGTCTCGAGCGCTCCCCCGAGCCCGGCGTGGAGCGGATCCTGACCATCTTCGACGCCGCCGAGTCCTGGTCGGACGACAACAGCTCGAAGGGGTGCAGCGCCATCAACGCCCGCGCCGAGATCGGCGACGGGCACGACGGGCACCCGGTCTTCCCCGAGGTGGCGCGCCAGAAGGTGTGGCTGCTCGACGTCTTCGAAGACCTCTGCACAGAGGCGGGGGTGCCGGATGCTCGAGCGATGGCAGAAGCGCTGATGCTGCTCTACGAGGGCGCCATCGTCACCGTCGGGATGGAGACCTTCCCGAACCCGTTCCCCGCGGCCCGACGGGTGGCGAAGTCGCTGCTCGAGCAGGTCGGATAG
- a CDS encoding TetR/AcrR family transcriptional regulator: protein MTETRVPIDLRRRPDARLQVSRLAAELFWRDGVSATRGDDIAAAAGIATRTLWRYFRSKEACVEPVLAESGRRFMSVLAAWPLDVSIEDFLEAARIPGPVTYTEDDLHASRMIRLGFDEPALRSAWLMVCDDAERQCARIFGERLGQDAMSREVQQIAASVSGAVRVLNDSLSVDFVDRGIKPDGQDVLDALARAVRDGSNGRVGPAL, encoded by the coding sequence GTGACAGAAACTCGGGTGCCCATCGATCTGCGCCGCCGTCCGGATGCACGCCTGCAGGTGTCTCGTCTGGCCGCGGAACTCTTCTGGCGAGACGGGGTTTCGGCCACGCGCGGGGACGACATCGCCGCAGCGGCGGGGATCGCGACGCGCACCCTGTGGCGATACTTCCGCTCCAAGGAGGCGTGCGTCGAGCCGGTCCTGGCGGAGTCCGGGCGCCGGTTCATGTCAGTCCTCGCCGCCTGGCCCCTCGATGTGAGCATCGAGGACTTCCTGGAGGCGGCTCGCATCCCGGGGCCGGTGACGTACACCGAGGACGACCTGCACGCGTCGCGGATGATCCGGCTCGGGTTCGACGAACCCGCCCTCCGCAGCGCGTGGTTGATGGTGTGCGATGACGCCGAGCGCCAGTGCGCGCGGATCTTCGGAGAACGGCTCGGGCAGGACGCGATGAGCCGGGAGGTTCAGCAGATCGCGGCGTCGGTGTCCGGCGCGGTTCGCGTGCTGAACGACTCGCTCAGCGTCGACTTCGTCGACCGAGGTATCAAGCCCGACGGTCAGGACGTGCTGGATGCGCTTGCGCGAGCGGTCAGGGATGGGAGCAACGGCCGCGTCGGTCCCGCGCTCTGA
- a CDS encoding DUF1330 domain-containing protein: MPVYWVNTFTSIRDPERLRLYVDLAGPAMLAGGGRFIARGEPLAVLEGESALRTTIIEFPDLEAAVAAYHSDAYQQALRTLGDAATREIRVIDAAPPAE; the protein is encoded by the coding sequence ATGCCGGTCTACTGGGTCAACACCTTCACGAGCATCCGTGATCCGGAGCGTCTCCGTCTGTACGTCGATCTCGCCGGTCCGGCGATGCTCGCCGGGGGAGGGCGTTTCATCGCGCGCGGGGAACCGCTCGCCGTGCTCGAGGGCGAGTCGGCGCTGCGCACGACCATCATCGAGTTCCCCGACCTCGAAGCCGCCGTCGCGGCGTATCACTCGGACGCCTATCAGCAGGCGCTGCGCACCCTCGGAGACGCGGCGACGAGGGAGATCCGGGTGATCGACGCGGCGCCACCGGCCGAGTAG
- the dacB gene encoding D-alanyl-D-alanine carboxypeptidase/D-alanyl-D-alanine endopeptidase, whose amino-acid sequence MTGSVLRIGAAALALALVAATAAACTADAPDLTSDGSVPGLPDEAWKVMNEPQYANARWMISVSDLDTGEVLIDLDGDKMAEPASFVKSYSVGAAWLNWGPDHQIVTPVKHTGDVVGTTLQGDLVLVGKGDITLGGRTKDDGSVDYTNLDHNDANPLPGATLTTEDPLAGIDDLARQVKASGIDTVAGDVVVDDRLFQGELAGESITPIVVNQNLIDVLVTPGEAGQPATVEMTPAVAPWRIVGQVDTVAAGADASISDPESAQHGEITIGGTIAADSEPVLKVFALEDPATFARTAFIEALGRAGVTVSSDPVAVNSTAKLADTESVDALPSVAELASLPLAEQATYIMKISYNRGAQTYVCLLAVEAGKDDCSTGMEEVGRIWSEAGLDIEGAALVDGSGLNGNFVTPENAVALQTIMAERSDADRWKATMPILGVDGSLAEVQPDSPAAGHVFAKTGTLVGGDELNDRFRLNTKALGGVMETESGRNLAFIIIMNQGFASEIDGVFQANDDVGEVAASIQQHY is encoded by the coding sequence ATGACCGGTAGCGTCCTCCGCATCGGCGCCGCCGCCCTCGCACTGGCTCTCGTCGCGGCGACCGCGGCCGCCTGCACGGCGGATGCCCCTGACCTGACCTCCGACGGATCGGTTCCCGGTCTCCCGGACGAGGCGTGGAAGGTCATGAACGAGCCGCAGTACGCCAACGCCCGCTGGATGATCTCGGTGTCCGACCTCGACACGGGCGAGGTGCTCATCGACCTCGACGGCGACAAGATGGCGGAGCCGGCGTCGTTCGTGAAGAGCTACAGCGTCGGTGCCGCCTGGCTGAACTGGGGACCAGACCACCAGATCGTGACGCCGGTCAAACACACCGGCGACGTCGTAGGGACGACGCTGCAGGGCGATCTCGTCCTCGTGGGCAAAGGCGACATCACGTTGGGCGGGCGGACGAAGGACGACGGCTCCGTCGACTACACGAACCTCGACCACAACGACGCGAATCCTCTGCCGGGCGCGACGCTCACGACCGAGGACCCGCTGGCAGGCATCGACGACCTCGCGCGTCAGGTCAAGGCGTCGGGAATCGACACCGTGGCCGGCGACGTCGTCGTCGACGACCGCCTCTTCCAGGGCGAGCTGGCCGGAGAATCGATCACGCCCATCGTCGTGAACCAGAATCTGATCGATGTCCTGGTGACCCCGGGTGAGGCGGGTCAGCCGGCGACGGTGGAGATGACCCCCGCCGTCGCGCCGTGGCGCATCGTCGGCCAGGTCGACACCGTGGCGGCCGGGGCCGACGCGTCGATCTCCGACCCGGAGTCCGCGCAGCACGGCGAGATCACGATCGGCGGCACGATCGCCGCCGACAGCGAACCGGTGCTGAAGGTGTTCGCGCTGGAGGATCCCGCCACCTTCGCGCGCACCGCATTCATCGAGGCGCTCGGCAGGGCCGGCGTGACGGTGAGCAGCGACCCGGTCGCCGTGAACTCGACGGCGAAGCTGGCGGACACGGAGAGCGTGGACGCGCTGCCCTCGGTCGCCGAGTTGGCATCGCTGCCGCTCGCCGAGCAGGCCACGTACATCATGAAGATCAGCTACAACCGCGGTGCGCAGACCTACGTCTGCCTTCTGGCCGTCGAGGCCGGCAAGGATGACTGCAGCACGGGGATGGAGGAGGTCGGCCGGATCTGGTCGGAGGCCGGGCTCGACATCGAGGGGGCGGCACTAGTGGACGGCTCCGGCCTCAACGGGAACTTCGTCACGCCGGAGAACGCCGTCGCTCTGCAGACGATCATGGCCGAGCGATCCGACGCCGACCGCTGGAAGGCGACCATGCCGATCCTCGGGGTCGACGGCTCGCTCGCAGAGGTGCAGCCGGACAGCCCTGCCGCAGGCCACGTCTTCGCCAAGACGGGAACACTGGTCGGCGGCGACGAGCTCAACGACCGCTTCCGGCTGAACACCAAGGCGCTCGGCGGTGTCATGGAGACCGAGAGCGGCCGGAACCTGGCGTTCATCATCATCATGAACCAGGGGTTCGCGTCCGAGATCGACGGGGTCTTCCAGGCGAACGACGACGTGGGCGAGGTCGCCGCCAGCATCCAGCAGCACTACTGA
- a CDS encoding GOLPH3/VPS74 family protein translates to MTDDLARMSEDPLLVEDTLLLLFQPDSGSIAGENILFYVLGGAVLADLALAGRTEAQEHRGSTRVAATGEGPLPDALLDPAWAYLSPKPRDVQTALAAIGPELRGPVLDRLVARRDLNRAKGKTLGIFPSTKLTLGSERRATLMKRVRAALVDGETPDARTGASIALLSASGTLPQFHKEIPWSGDVYTRGKEFERGDWGASAASSAVTRTMNAIIVNAVIAAAVLPRT, encoded by the coding sequence ATGACGGATGACCTGGCACGCATGTCGGAGGACCCCCTACTGGTCGAGGACACGCTGCTTCTGCTCTTCCAGCCCGACTCCGGATCGATCGCCGGAGAGAACATCCTCTTCTACGTGCTCGGGGGTGCCGTTCTCGCCGACCTCGCTCTCGCCGGACGGACCGAGGCGCAGGAGCACCGCGGCTCGACGCGCGTCGCGGCGACCGGCGAGGGGCCCCTGCCGGATGCGCTGCTCGACCCGGCATGGGCGTACCTGTCGCCGAAGCCCCGGGACGTGCAGACGGCACTCGCCGCGATCGGCCCGGAGCTGCGTGGTCCTGTTCTGGATCGCCTGGTCGCCCGCCGCGACCTGAATCGAGCGAAGGGCAAGACGCTCGGCATCTTCCCATCGACGAAGCTCACCCTCGGAAGCGAGCGACGAGCGACCCTGATGAAGCGGGTACGTGCCGCACTGGTCGACGGCGAGACCCCCGATGCGCGCACTGGTGCGAGCATCGCGCTCCTCTCCGCGAGCGGCACGCTTCCGCAGTTCCACAAGGAGATTCCGTGGAGTGGCGACGTCTACACACGGGGCAAGGAGTTCGAGCGTGGTGACTGGGGCGCGTCCGCCGCCTCCTCCGCCGTGACCCGCACGATGAACGCGATCATCGTCAATGCGGTGATCGCCGCCGCAGTACTGCCTCGAACATGA
- a CDS encoding spermidine synthase, which translates to MIARYEELDWQKTRMGELMLRRRADPATGEMIYEVRLEDEYLMSSLFTVAEEELATLGLAAATGDRLNVLVGGLGLGYTAVTALGDARVARLEVIDALPAVIGWHERKLLPVSAKLVDDSRTTLTHDDFFAVMRGAPGRRHDAILLDVDHSPRHTLDPSHADLYTEAGLTALARHLADRGVFALWSDDPPDDEFLQTLGAVFDDSRAHVVDFDNRLTGGVSSNTVYVGVKR; encoded by the coding sequence ATGATCGCACGGTATGAAGAGCTGGACTGGCAGAAGACGCGGATGGGCGAGCTCATGCTCCGCCGTCGCGCGGACCCGGCGACGGGCGAGATGATCTACGAGGTCAGGCTCGAGGACGAGTACCTGATGTCGAGCCTCTTCACCGTCGCCGAGGAAGAGCTCGCGACCCTGGGGCTCGCCGCCGCGACGGGTGACCGCCTGAACGTGCTCGTCGGCGGGCTGGGCCTCGGCTACACGGCGGTGACCGCGCTCGGCGATGCGCGCGTGGCGCGACTCGAGGTGATCGACGCGCTCCCCGCGGTGATCGGGTGGCACGAGCGGAAGCTGCTGCCGGTGTCGGCGAAGCTCGTGGACGACTCCCGGACGACGCTGACCCACGACGACTTCTTCGCCGTCATGCGCGGGGCACCCGGCCGGCGCCACGACGCGATCCTTCTCGACGTCGACCACTCGCCCCGGCACACGCTCGACCCGAGCCACGCCGACCTGTACACCGAGGCGGGACTCACCGCTCTCGCGCGGCACCTCGCCGACCGTGGCGTCTTCGCACTGTGGTCCGACGATCCGCCCGACGACGAGTTCCTGCAGACGCTCGGTGCGGTCTTCGACGACAGTCGCGCGCACGTCGTGGACTTCGACAACCGCCTCACCGGCGGGGTCTCGTCGAACACGGTCTACGTCGGCGTCAAGCGCTGA
- a CDS encoding alpha/beta hydrolase family protein, translating to MSASPGALFSDPFHEEFGTWMWGYTPSGGGDHGEVAAVAAAVGDGDDGAFFDAWVSAGDRLRSEADAAAARGRQSASDLYLRASAFYASAYHPLFGDPVDPRLLEGFRRQISAFDAGLALRGVQPASVALGDARIPVYLIPAVGHEDEVRPLLILVNGYDATVTDSYFASAVAALQRGYHCLLFDGPGQGAVLFEQGVPMRPDWEVVVSAVIDHALTSPLVDPDRIVVSGWSLGGYLAPRAASGDSRIAACIADPGQWDLGAGLAGFARQLGATEDEAANLLTLDDSVLDRLMGVIESNRKLRWSIIQRGFWVNGVSDLRSFLAKSAEYRIDDVDAIRCPVLLTQAEGDPIAAAVPAFAAALHDATVLELTAAEGAGGHCSMRNRSLLNRRVLDWLDDTLAR from the coding sequence ATGAGCGCGTCACCGGGAGCCCTGTTCAGCGATCCGTTCCATGAGGAGTTCGGCACATGGATGTGGGGCTACACGCCCTCCGGTGGAGGCGATCACGGGGAGGTCGCCGCCGTCGCCGCCGCCGTCGGGGACGGGGACGACGGCGCGTTCTTCGACGCGTGGGTCAGCGCGGGCGATCGCCTGCGGTCGGAGGCGGATGCCGCGGCGGCGCGGGGGCGGCAGAGCGCATCCGACCTCTACCTGCGGGCGAGCGCTTTCTACGCCAGCGCCTATCACCCGCTGTTCGGCGACCCCGTCGACCCGCGGCTGCTCGAGGGGTTCCGCCGGCAGATCTCGGCCTTCGATGCGGGGTTGGCTCTTCGCGGCGTCCAGCCGGCGTCCGTGGCGCTGGGAGACGCGCGGATTCCCGTCTATCTGATTCCCGCAGTCGGCCACGAGGACGAGGTGCGTCCGCTCCTCATCCTCGTGAACGGCTACGACGCGACGGTGACGGACTCCTATTTCGCCTCGGCGGTCGCCGCACTGCAGCGGGGGTACCACTGCCTCCTGTTCGACGGCCCAGGGCAGGGCGCCGTGCTCTTCGAGCAGGGCGTGCCGATGCGACCGGACTGGGAAGTGGTCGTGTCAGCCGTGATCGATCACGCTCTCACGTCGCCCCTCGTCGACCCCGACCGCATCGTGGTCAGCGGCTGGAGCCTCGGCGGCTACCTGGCACCGCGCGCGGCCTCGGGCGACTCGCGGATCGCCGCGTGCATCGCGGATCCGGGTCAGTGGGACCTCGGGGCCGGTCTCGCGGGATTCGCGCGCCAGCTCGGCGCGACCGAAGACGAGGCGGCGAACCTCCTGACCCTCGACGACAGCGTGCTCGACCGGCTGATGGGCGTCATCGAGAGCAACCGGAAGCTGCGCTGGTCGATCATCCAACGAGGATTCTGGGTCAACGGGGTGAGCGATCTGCGCAGCTTCCTCGCGAAGAGCGCCGAGTACCGCATCGACGATGTCGACGCCATCCGCTGCCCGGTTCTGTTGACGCAGGCCGAGGGCGACCCGATCGCCGCGGCCGTCCCGGCCTTCGCGGCGGCGCTGCATGACGCCACGGTGCTCGAGCTCACCGCCGCGGAAGGAGCCGGCGGGCACTGCTCGATGCGAAACCGCTCGTTGCTCAATCGCCGCGTGCTGGACTGGCTGGACGACACGCTCGCGCGGTGA
- a CDS encoding response regulator transcription factor — translation MRVVIAEDEALIRRGLELVLEAGGHEVVAAVGDADEMLAAVAHHRPDLVVTDIRMPPTHTDEGLAAALRIRRDHTGTAVVVLSQHVQRRYAKDLLERGTDRVGYLLKQRIADVDTFLADLERVAGGGTALDPDVIAVMVGRARHSEGAVGSLTARQQEVLALVAEGRSNASIAATLFLTEKAVVQHVSRIYSALGLPPDADTHRRVHAVILFLNRD, via the coding sequence GTGCGAGTAGTCATCGCCGAAGACGAGGCACTGATCCGACGAGGGCTCGAGCTGGTCCTGGAGGCGGGCGGACACGAGGTGGTCGCCGCCGTCGGCGACGCCGACGAGATGCTCGCCGCCGTCGCGCATCATCGACCCGACCTCGTGGTCACCGACATCCGGATGCCGCCGACCCATACGGACGAGGGGCTCGCCGCGGCGCTCCGCATCCGGCGCGACCACACAGGCACCGCCGTGGTCGTGCTCTCGCAGCATGTCCAGCGCCGCTATGCGAAGGACCTCCTCGAGCGGGGGACGGATCGCGTCGGCTACCTGCTCAAACAGCGGATCGCCGATGTCGACACGTTCCTGGCCGATCTGGAGCGCGTCGCGGGCGGCGGCACCGCGCTGGATCCGGACGTCATCGCGGTCATGGTCGGACGCGCTCGTCATTCCGAGGGCGCGGTGGGAAGCCTCACGGCTCGCCAGCAGGAAGTGCTGGCGCTCGTGGCCGAAGGGCGCAGCAACGCCAGCATCGCCGCCACGCTCTTCCTCACCGAGAAGGCCGTCGTGCAGCATGTGTCGCGCATCTACAGCGCGTTGGGCCTTCCTCCCGATGCCGACACGCATCGGCGCGTGCACGCGGTCATCCTGTTCCTGAACCGGGATTGA
- a CDS encoding serine hydrolase domain-containing protein, with amino-acid sequence MEPEPSASSAVVRPDAPTGELSEQLQSQLQTSLEETMTEFGVPGAAMGVWIPDEGSWTTASGLADIETGEPVDLDMMWPMRSVTKSYTVTLLLQLVDEGEVSLDDTIGQYVDGVTDGDVITLRQLAEMSSGNADYTNDDFLAAFTEDPDAIFTLDQLNGFMLGKPAQFDPGTEKVYTNANTNLLGAVIEEVTGQEFADVIDERILQPLGQTGTRYIVDAATWTEPHPVGYAPGEGGLAPQPSNLSIFGPAGSMITTLDDARVWGQTLATGALLEPATQTERQEGAPLDAGPPYDIYALGMGETDGWWGHNGEGLGFTAAVFHDPESGATVAVFMNESNVPDDVHPADQMFRRAVEILTTGAVL; translated from the coding sequence GTGGAGCCTGAACCTTCGGCGTCGTCGGCGGTCGTTCGACCGGATGCTCCCACGGGCGAGCTTTCCGAGCAGCTGCAGTCGCAGCTGCAGACGTCGCTCGAGGAGACGATGACGGAGTTCGGCGTACCCGGAGCGGCCATGGGCGTCTGGATCCCGGACGAGGGCAGTTGGACGACCGCGTCCGGCCTGGCGGACATCGAGACCGGCGAGCCCGTCGACCTCGACATGATGTGGCCGATGCGCAGCGTCACGAAGTCGTACACGGTCACGCTCCTGCTGCAGCTGGTCGACGAAGGCGAAGTGAGCCTGGACGACACCATCGGGCAGTATGTCGACGGGGTCACCGACGGCGACGTCATCACCCTCCGGCAACTCGCGGAGATGTCCAGCGGAAACGCGGACTACACCAACGACGACTTCCTCGCCGCCTTCACCGAGGATCCCGATGCGATCTTCACCCTCGACCAGCTGAACGGCTTCATGCTCGGCAAGCCGGCGCAGTTCGACCCCGGCACCGAGAAGGTCTACACGAACGCCAACACCAACCTGCTCGGTGCCGTCATCGAGGAGGTGACCGGTCAGGAGTTCGCCGATGTGATCGACGAGCGCATCCTCCAGCCGCTCGGGCAGACCGGTACACGGTACATCGTCGATGCGGCGACCTGGACGGAGCCCCACCCCGTGGGTTACGCCCCGGGCGAGGGAGGCCTCGCGCCGCAACCCTCGAACCTCTCGATCTTCGGCCCAGCCGGTTCCATGATCACGACACTCGACGACGCCCGTGTGTGGGGCCAGACGCTTGCGACGGGAGCCCTGCTGGAGCCCGCGACGCAGACGGAGCGCCAGGAGGGGGCGCCCTTGGATGCCGGACCGCCCTACGACATCTACGCGCTCGGCATGGGCGAGACGGACGGATGGTGGGGGCACAACGGCGAGGGGCTCGGTTTCACGGCCGCCGTGTTCCACGACCCCGAGTCGGGCGCGACCGTCGCGGTGTTCATGAACGAGTCGAACGTCCCGGATGACGTGCACCCGGCCGACCAGATGTTCCGCCGCGCGGTGGAGATCCTCACGACAGGAGCAGTTCTATGA
- a CDS encoding sensor histidine kinase, which yields MSEIPRVQPALARSLNHALLIVALFSALLMITVIGLMPLDGPAGLLLAVLPIIFGIYVVAGLIAWLRRPSNGMGPLIVVAGFMVLIGGIANTEVPVLLAIGAIGATLALPATVHLLLAFPTGRLPDRLSRALVIALYTTSLVLQMPEYLLDPAGSYPPFAIADAPGLVAIMGTVQTVVATGIMLVVAAVLWGRLRRADAVHRRVLIPLFSYGIITVLFLPLIAIALDRLFHVEPAVRGLLQFAAVAGIPIAFTLGLLRGGFARTGELEELGTWLGAADTSRQPLVVALARTLGDPSLRLYFWAEDRGMLLDAEGRAAPDGTRTDPRRGWQEITLEGRAIGAIEYDAALLTDPELVHTAGRIVAIAVERERLTVDLRASRRALLRSRERIVQAADLERRRIARDLHDGLQVQLVLLALEAQQIASAPAPTVAERATRLRVDIDAAATEVRTLVRDLVPAALVERGLSAAAEDLADRMPISTTFESNVSDAGLGDLAEATIYFVLAEALANVVKHARASSVRVRLVLEDGRLRLGVEDDGRGGASMDAGTGLRGLADRVEAIGGTISISSAPGRGTTVWTEVPCE from the coding sequence ATGTCCGAAATCCCCCGCGTGCAACCGGCGCTTGCGCGGTCACTCAACCATGCGCTGCTCATCGTGGCGCTGTTCTCGGCGCTGCTGATGATCACGGTGATCGGTCTGATGCCGCTCGACGGACCGGCCGGTCTGCTGCTGGCTGTGCTGCCGATCATCTTCGGCATCTACGTCGTCGCCGGTCTGATCGCCTGGCTGCGCCGACCGAGCAACGGGATGGGACCCCTCATCGTCGTCGCGGGGTTCATGGTCCTGATCGGTGGCATCGCGAACACGGAGGTTCCGGTGCTCCTCGCCATCGGCGCGATCGGAGCGACGCTGGCACTTCCTGCGACCGTGCACCTGCTGCTCGCCTTCCCGACCGGACGGCTTCCCGACCGCCTCTCGCGCGCGCTCGTGATCGCGCTCTACACCACGTCGCTCGTCCTGCAGATGCCGGAGTACCTGCTGGACCCTGCGGGCTCGTACCCGCCGTTCGCGATCGCCGACGCTCCGGGTCTCGTCGCGATCATGGGAACGGTCCAGACGGTCGTGGCGACGGGGATCATGCTCGTCGTGGCCGCGGTGCTCTGGGGCCGGCTTCGCCGAGCGGATGCCGTGCACCGCCGTGTGCTGATCCCGCTGTTCTCCTACGGCATCATCACCGTGCTGTTCCTGCCTCTCATCGCGATTGCTCTCGACAGGCTGTTCCATGTCGAACCGGCCGTCCGAGGGTTGCTGCAGTTCGCGGCGGTCGCCGGCATCCCGATCGCGTTCACGCTGGGGCTGCTGCGCGGCGGGTTCGCGCGCACCGGGGAGCTGGAGGAGCTCGGGACATGGCTCGGCGCCGCCGACACGTCGAGGCAGCCCCTCGTGGTCGCGCTCGCCCGCACGCTCGGCGACCCGTCGCTGCGGCTGTACTTCTGGGCGGAGGATCGGGGGATGCTCCTCGATGCCGAAGGCAGGGCCGCGCCCGATGGGACCCGCACGGATCCTCGGCGCGGCTGGCAGGAGATCACGCTGGAGGGGCGCGCGATCGGCGCGATCGAGTACGACGCGGCACTGCTCACCGATCCCGAGCTCGTGCACACCGCGGGACGGATCGTGGCGATCGCGGTCGAGCGCGAGCGACTCACGGTCGATCTGCGGGCGAGTCGCCGGGCCCTCCTGCGTTCGCGGGAGCGCATCGTCCAGGCCGCCGACCTCGAACGCCGCCGCATCGCGCGCGATCTGCACGACGGGCTCCAGGTTCAGCTCGTCCTGCTGGCGCTCGAGGCCCAGCAGATCGCCTCCGCTCCCGCTCCGACCGTGGCGGAGCGCGCGACCCGACTGCGCGTCGACATCGACGCCGCTGCGACCGAGGTGCGCACGCTCGTGCGCGATCTCGTGCCGGCTGCCCTCGTCGAGCGCGGCCTGAGCGCCGCTGCCGAGGATCTCGCCGATCGCATGCCGATCTCGACCACGTTCGAATCGAATGTCAGCGACGCCGGCCTCGGTGATCTCGCCGAGGCCACGATCTACTTCGTGCTCGCCGAGGCCCTCGCGAACGTGGTCAAGCACGCTCGCGCCTCGAGTGTGCGCGTGCGACTCGTCCTCGAAGACGGACGACTGCGGCTCGGTGTGGAGGACGACGGGCGCGGCGGCGCATCGATGGATGCCGGCACCGGCCTTCGCGGACTGGCGGACCGTGTGGAGGCCATCGGCGGAACCATCTCCATCTCGAGCGCGCCCGGTCGGGGAACGACGGTGTGGACGGAGGTGCCGTGCGAGTAG
- a CDS encoding L-rhamnose mutarotase, translating into MTERIAFQLQIAPAMVDEYVARHTPVWPEMLAEIAASGRRNYSLFLGEGGRLFGYYETDDDEAARTYLAASPVAARWEAAMAEFFVGLVGRADHAATPLVEVFNLHDQLTASGA; encoded by the coding sequence ATGACCGAACGAATCGCCTTTCAGCTGCAGATCGCCCCGGCAATGGTCGACGAGTACGTCGCCCGCCACACGCCGGTCTGGCCCGAGATGCTCGCCGAGATCGCGGCTTCCGGCCGCCGCAACTACTCGCTCTTCCTGGGCGAAGGCGGTCGGCTCTTCGGCTATTACGAGACCGACGACGACGAGGCCGCCCGTACCTACCTTGCCGCCTCTCCTGTCGCGGCGAGGTGGGAGGCGGCGATGGCGGAGTTCTTCGTCGGGCTCGTGGGACGCGCCGACCATGCCGCCACGCCGCTCGTCGAGGTGTTCAACCTGCACGACCAGCTGACGGCATCCGGCGCCTGA
- a CDS encoding PhzF family phenazine biosynthesis protein, with amino-acid sequence MNVPFFWVDVFATAPLAGNPLALVPDADALTTETMQAIAREFNQSETTFLVRPTLPGADHRLRSFTPGGFEVLGAGHNAMGAWLWLAASGRLDEDGGQYVQQIGEELLPVTATLDRAGRAVVTMQQSEPRFLTAVAGERRGALAAVLGLDATDLGDDRAAQVVSTGAEHLLVPARNPDAVDTAQPDTAGLREFLADVGAEGCYLYTTAVEPGSGIDAYARFFNPTVGIVEDPATGTAAGPLAALLVRDGLAREGAPITVEQGTALGRPSRIGLQVDDAVVTISGTGIIVGEGVLHL; translated from the coding sequence ATGAATGTGCCCTTCTTCTGGGTCGACGTGTTCGCCACCGCTCCCCTCGCGGGAAACCCGCTCGCGCTCGTCCCGGATGCCGACGCGCTGACGACCGAGACGATGCAGGCCATCGCTCGCGAGTTCAACCAGTCGGAGACGACCTTCCTCGTGCGTCCGACGCTGCCCGGCGCGGATCATCGCCTGCGGTCCTTCACCCCCGGCGGCTTCGAAGTGCTCGGTGCGGGGCACAACGCGATGGGCGCGTGGCTGTGGCTGGCGGCATCCGGTCGACTCGACGAGGACGGCGGGCAGTACGTGCAGCAGATCGGCGAGGAGCTGCTCCCGGTCACCGCCACCCTCGATCGCGCGGGCCGAGCGGTCGTCACGATGCAGCAGTCGGAGCCGCGGTTCCTGACGGCGGTCGCCGGCGAGCGACGGGGCGCCCTCGCCGCGGTCCTCGGGCTCGATGCGACCGACCTCGGCGACGATCGCGCGGCGCAGGTCGTCTCCACGGGTGCCGAGCATCTGCTCGTTCCCGCGCGGAACCCGGATGCCGTCGACACGGCCCAGCCCGACACCGCGGGCTTGCGCGAGTTCCTGGCCGACGTCGGCGCCGAAGGCTGCTACCTCTACACGACCGCCGTCGAGCCGGGTTCAGGGATCGACGCGTACGCGCGGTTCTTCAATCCGACGGTCGGGATCGTCGAGGATCCCGCGACCGGCACGGCCGCGGGTCCGCTCGCCGCACTCCTCGTGCGCGACGGACTCGCACGCGAGGGCGCCCCGATCACGGTGGAGCAGGGAACGGCGCTCGGCCGCCCGAGCCGCATCGGGCTGCAGGTCGACGATGCCGTGGTGACGATCTCCGGAACGGGGATCATCGTGGGCGAGGGCGTTCTCCACCTCTGA